DNA from Ictalurus punctatus breed USDA103 chromosome 20, Coco_2.0, whole genome shotgun sequence:
tttaaatgataatgttatttattgaagcaaaaaagttatccaataccaactgggcctgtgtgaaaatgtatttgcccctgtagttactaatttcccaaatctatgaaattgcattcataatggggttcagctggattaCTGCaagccctgttcaatcaaatcaacacttcaCTTAATATaacttaaatataactttttcaacagcctGAAtctggttaaaaggtcttacccagtaatacactatgccaaaattgaaagaaattccagaaatgatgaggaagaagttgattgaaatacatcagtctgggaaggtttacaaagctatttcaaaggctctgggacttcaaaggaccacagtgagagccattatctcccaATAGAAAAACTCTGCATAGTAGTGAACCtgcccagaagtggccgaccttccaaattTCCTCCAAtagcacagcaatgactcatccaggaagtcacaaaagagctaaggacatcaaaggacctacaggcctttCTTGCATCACTAAAGGTCAGAgtatcagaaagacactaggCAAATCtgacatccatggaagagtggcgagacaaaaaccactgctaacccagaagaacgttaaggctcatctgaattttgccaaaacacactttgatgatcctcaaaccttttgcgagaatgttctgtggattgatgagtcaaaagtggaactgtttggaagataTTCCTGTTAAATCTGCTGTAAACCAGACACAGAATTCCAAAAAAAGAATACCATACCTACGCCAAGCATGGtagtggcagtgtgatggtgtgtggatGCTTTGCTGTCTAAGAATTCTGCTTTCtacaagaaaatcctaaaggagaatgtcttcagtccataagtttaAACTCAAGGCCAACTGGattctgcagcaagacaatgatccaaagcataggagtaattCCTAGCcatagaagtaagtgaaagtctgctctccagttatcggaagcatttggttgctgttattgctgctaaaggtggtacaaccagattttaagtttaagggggcagttagtttttgACATGGGTAATAGGTGATggatgcctttgttttatgctgtatttcatttgaagatctaaaactatttagtgagatatacacaacaacagaagaaatcaggaagtACTTTTTCATGGCACTGTAGATGTTTGGTTAATAGTGTTGAGATGCTTTGTGGTTTTTACTTCTTGAAGGATTTCCCCAGCACACTGAGTCAGATGCTGTTCTGCTGCTTCTCCTGCTGCTTCCCTCAATCATGCTGTTTCCGTGATCCAGCCTTCCTCACAGCTCTGTGCTCCACCGTCTACCAGTGGACTGGAGGTAGCTGACGCTCGATAATCTGAATTAAAATTCCTATACAAGTTTTCGTTTTATTTGCACTGCTTGGTAAAAAACTTtttcatgagcagatcctttctttctccacacttactttggcctttccattacTTTGGTAGAGATCAGTCTTGGTTTCAGAACTTCTGTGGCTCATCTCTTAacttctttgtgaattccaatctggccttctaATTCTttctgctgatgagtggtttgcatcttgtggtatggcctctatatttctgctgtctaagtcttctttgaacggtggattgtgataccttcacccctgccctgtgaaagtccttgatgatgtcactgactactgtttttgggtttttccttacagctctcacaatgtttctgccaTAAGCTAtcgttgttttccttggccgacccattcggcgtctgttgctcagtacaccagtggtctgtttctttttcaggcattccaaattgttgtactggctatgcccagtgtttgtgcaatgcctctgattgattttccctcttttctcagcttcagacTGTTtggcttttctcccatagacagctctctgatcttcatgttggcttatcttgttaacaacaaatgcagtctttacaggtgaaactgaaggctaaaagagtagatgttcagagctatttattatttaaacaatcaatctaacagggcacacctgggtaacaggaaacacctgtcagtcacatattccagtatttttgcttgcctacaaattgggtggtctgatacaaaatgtgctgtattctatgttgtttaacacgtctacataaaaataccaggaaataaaagctgaaattctaaactttcTTCTCATAtatatcttttgatctcaaacccaaatgtcgtCAGTCTATTGCAAATATATTGacttggccttgccattccaattgTTTCAGAGGGGACTTATAGTAATGAAGATTCTCTCCATGAAGAAGTGAACGAAGATCCTTTTGCAAGTTTTTTTTCGATGTTACTGACAGTTCATAAAGAGACACAGAGCTGTTACTTTCTAGGGGAGGATTCAGAAAATATTCATTGTGGGTGTGCCACATGTACAAACctggaaaatatgtattacCTGATGATAAAGATTTGCCTCAGCACAGGTCTATTATGTTAAGCATAATCCAATGCCTCTTCACTCTTCCCCTATCTCAGGCtgttcagaaagaaaaacatggaaatcttatttactgaaatcaataagtgtccagcagcACAGCCAGCTAATTCTTCTCTGAGCAAAAAACATGATGTACTTTGAAAAAATAGCCTAAGCCTGCTATTGAATTACTGACTTCCCTTGAGTCTAAAATGGTGTGAAGCAATAAATCAGGCTTAGATTTATCATGCatgaaaaaggaaatgaaatgattcGGGCTAGTATGAACTGTTGCACTGAGTATTGGAGTTCACAAGTATTTAGGTCAAAAGATCTGTTATAGTTTCTACAGAGCATTATATTTTGGTGtcagtctctcactctttctctctctctaggacTCAGTCCTGCTCCTGAAATCTATAAGCAATGGGACTTTGAAGCTCTGGAGGAAAACGAGACCAGCAACATTATAGatagagaaaaaaaggagaaggaTAGTGGTATGTCATTTTCTCAAACCACTCTCATCCCTGCAAAGGAATAAAATGTCCCCATGTTCTTGCCTTTAAGTCTTAATCTTTATTGCGCTCTCAGAATCACCTTGTTCAACTAATAACCTCATTACTGTTTAAACACACAAgatgtaatctctctctctctctctctctctctcgctgttttGTTTTCCCTCCCTTCAGTGTAGCACTGAAATTGTAAAGTAGGGGTGTAATGATACAGTGGTGTCTTGatcaatataatatattttcagTAGAGCAAATGCAAGCATtatatatacaaccccaattctgaaaacgatgggacagtatggaaaatgctaataaaaacaaagaggagtgatttgtaaatgtactttgacttgtattcaaacaaaaaacttataaagacaaggtattcaATGTTTTACCTAATTTTCCCAGCATGTCCCGCAGCACGCCGTTGTTGAGCCATTGGAACACCGCTGGCAGTGTAGGTAGCCTATATGGAATTATGCAATAATTGAAGTGGCCAGAGGTGGTGCTGATGGCCATTTTCCAATCATCCCCTTTCCATATTCAGACCACGTTCTAAGCACTACGCAGGTTGAGCGTGGTGAATACTTTGGTTTTTCACAGTTGTTCCAGGGCCGCTGGTACCAGTGGCAGAGGATAACGATACTTGGCTGTGACTTGAGTCATACCTCTGTAATCTATGCACAGGCGTATGCCACCCCAGTTATAGGGACGATGTGGTGGAAGCCCACTGGCCTTGGCTTTGCTGAAGCTTATGATATTCGGGGGGAATTTCTACATGGACTTGAGTTTCAGGGCTCCCTATGGAGGTTGATGCTTTGGCTATGGAGGGGGTGCTGAGACAATGGGCATGGACAATATGTGGACCAGCGTGTAATCTTGCGCCCCTTCCAGGAGATTTGAGGGTTGTAAGCCCAGCACCACCGGCAACTTAGAGGTGACAGTGATGAAGAGAGAGATCCCCTGTTGCCTGTCTTGATTCAAGATAAAGGGGAAGTTAGTTTTTTAGAGGTGAGAGTGTGGGCTTGATTAAGTTGAAATGTTTTTCACCCCGACAATTGACAAATAGCCTACTGTATAATGACGTGCAAAATGTATTGTTGGATATGCAGACGTGTTGAATTAAACAATATGATATGGCTTATCTTTACACCCCTAATGCCGGACATATTCATAATCCTATTACATTACAAATGAATAGCAAGTTCTTAAATGGAACATTTAATCCagcatttaaccattcaaaaaaTGTGTTAACCTATCTCAGGCAACAATCTCATTATTTACAATGTTTCTTTGCTAAACATCtttgcattttgctcttaaattaGTAGCAGTGTTGTGTTTATTGCCGTTAATTTAGCAAATACATAAACCGTCATTAACTATTATCCATACTTGTAGTGACATTAAGTACATTCAAATGATTTACTTTATGGGTTTTTATTtcttgctgtttgtttgtttttatggatGATTTACTTTTAATCTATAATTTGGGTAATAGGGTTGTACTTTCAAAGTGACATTGTCAGGCAATATTACTATaattgaaaatttaaaaaaagaatgagagaacatacttttcttcttctcatgatCTTCAGAAAATTCAGATGATCCAGTGtcttgtggaatattccaaatacCTCATAAGGATAACAGGATTAACTCAATGAAAAAAgggatgttttaaaaatatgcaatattaaatggattcacacacacagtattttcagatttctgaagtattttaatgattatatttcaaaGTAACATGCATTTATAGTGGGGTTCTTGAGAAAAATAAATTCCTGTTTTCTAACTgctgtatatgtatttatgggtttatttatttatttatttatttatttatttatttatttaaaaacagactCATCGCTGACCTCCACTGACAGTGTGTTTTCTAGCATCTTCTTATCTGAACCCTCCGGCAGCCTCACAGCTATGAAAAATAGGATGGTCAGTGTAACACACATACATTGAGTACACAACATAACCGCATTGTGTGTAAGATCGTGAATGAAAAGTATGTGTTTCAGAAGAGTCCATTTGAGGTGAGTCAGGCCAAGGCATTGTACTCCAAGAACAAGCTCACTACTACGAATCATGCAAGCACTTGTGAGGGTAAGAGCAAGGcgtgcacacagacacacacgtacACCTGCTGTTCTGCAATACTGGCTGTGCTATATTGCTAAGTATAATAAAACTAGCAAAGCAGCAATCTTATATGAGGCATTAGTGATGGGTAGTATATTGGTGGGAGGGTGAGGTGGTATaagaatatctgacagttttgacttTAATACTTGGCTGGTCCTCACAACTGCTTTTTTATACAAGCTTTTATTTACAATACTAAACCAATATGGTTAGATTGAGAtgtaattagctgcattaataatgatgTAAATGGAAGGTCTTCACAATTATAGTAAGACTTGTCTTtgggtgtgtctctgtgttctTAAACTTGCTCTTCAAGACCTTTCTTAATCTTTGGTCACATCGATCTTGTGTTTCAGTGGAGAAAGCAGCTTCCCAGAACGTTGCAGACTCTGATTTAAAAGTTCTTACTGACCAAAGAAACCACACATTAGCCAGAGAGGTAATTACAGTATTCCTAGAACAGTATTCCTAGAGCACAGTGCTGAGGTGCACAAGAGAAAATGGACTACTATATctatttatatcatattattTCTATTCTACAAATATCACCTGTTTTTGCATTCCCTCTCTGTTTCCTGCTTTTCTTGTCTTTTCTCTCCTCCCTCGTTTATAGGTAACAATTGTGGTAccattaatcttttttttttttttttttttttttttttttaaaatcatgattTCTCGCTTCAtcaattaatgaaataattgacTGTGATATCGGTGAGCTTGGTTGTCATTGTTTATTGGCTaatattacaaccccaatttcaaaaaaattgggacgctgtgtaaaatgtaaataaaaacagaatgcaatggtATCTCATAAACACAtgctattcacaatagaacacagaaagcatatcaaatgtttaaactgaggtgtttatgagatttggaaatcattgcattgtgtttttatttgcattttacacaaattttttggaattggggttgtattttatATTGAATCTGGTGCATTAAATCACCTTTAAAGTTGCTTTTTTTTAGTCAGCATTTACAAGGTATAAGTGACTTAGGCCTTATTTTTAATTCAACAAGTTTACAGAAATTTTGAGAAATAGGAGCATAAAccagaaaaaaacatcccatttttctctctcttgcttctcttttctgtctttttctctctctccctccttttttatttttttatttttttttatttatttatttttttaaataaataaaccctatATCTCTCTGTGTCCAGCCTATTCAGGATAGCTGTTTATACCATGATTgtatgaaatataataatactgATCGTTGATTGAAATGATACATGGAAGAATAGCAATAATAATCTTTCTCCCTCCATGCAGTCACATGCAGTGGATGGACAAATAAAGGTGAAgcattgtgtgtttaatgtgtggGGAAACTCTCCTCTGGTGCAGCACTACATGAACACATTGCATCTGCAGTGCAATGTGGGTTACAACATTCTAGTGAGAAGAACCCAGCTCCAAGCACTTCCTCAATATCCTCATACATGTGCCATATACCAGGatgcacacatttaaaaacagttaTTTAAGTACAGTGAAATAACTAGACAGACAGGACAGGGTCAAAAGTAGAGAAAGCTAAACTCTAAAatcactttcttttctttttttctttatctttttttttttttttaaataaaagagtcTCAAATGGTATACTATAAATCTTCTCACTCTGATACCTTGGCCATTCAGAAAGTTTAAACACACATTCTGAACACCTGAATACACTCAGAACCTCATTACACACTTACACCAACACTCTGAACACCTTAATACATACTCGCACTGTCAATAGATGCATTCAACACCTAAATACACACTCAACCTCATTACACACTTTCACTTttaaaatacacactcacaacacCATAATGTACACTCAAAACCTCATTACATGCTTGCACTGTTATACACACTCTCAACACCTTAGTACACACTTCAAACCTGATTACACACTTGCActgtgaaaacaaacacactcaaAACATTAGTACACTTTAAAAGCCTCACTAAATACTCACATTATCAATACATAAACTCTCCACAGATTGATACATACTCAAAACCTCCCTATACACTCATACTATCACTAGACACATTCAACACCTTAATAAACACTCAAAACCTCAATATATTGTACACTCACACTATCAATACACACTTTCAACATCTTACTACACAATCACAATGTCAATACACAAACTCTCAACACTTTAATGCATGTCATACTGCACTACACATGTACTCTGGCAGCGCACACACTCAACACctcaatatactgtacactcacACTATCAATACACACACTTTCAACACCTTACTACATGCTAACAATGTCAGTTTACACACTCAACACTTTTAATGCACACGCCATACTGTACTATGCATGTACACTggccacactctctctctcacacacacactcacacacactcaacacctTTATATACACTCAAAACCTCACTACAAATTCGAACTGTCAATACATTCAATCTCAACATCTCAGTAGACACTCATACACTCAATATGTCAATACACACCGACATTCTCTACGCTCAGACTTATACACACTGCTTATAACTGTTAttaaaatgctgacactggtcTAATTCTAAAGAGGTAGGGTCACTGAACTTTGAAATGAGTTTCAGTAGCAAAATGTTCATATCCTCAGGATGGCTATAAAAATTGGTGATTTACGGTGATGCTAAGGCAGTAAGCCTTATCACTTAATTACTGTTGCCTCACTCGTGTGTATGCAGAGTGTGCTATATGTCTGAATGTCAACTGTCTCCTCATCTTCCTTAACACGCTAACGGCAGACTCACTCACTTACCGAGATGTTTTGAGGCAGACACGCCAGCGTTCCTCCTGCCAGCGGAGGGAACTGAGCTCTCTCTGGGCACGACACGCACAGGAAATAAGTAGCATGCAGCAGAAATGGGAAGATGAACAAAATCAGCTTCTCAGGTTAGAGCTGGCATAAGCTAAATATATCAGTAAACACTCATACTCTGGAAACCTGTCATGTCTACAATTATTAAGGCAAAAGGACGGTCCGGAATGTGGAAGCATGTAAGGATCTGGCACTGCCATAAGGGTTGAGAACTGTCACTGAATtcaaaacaagaagaaaataatgtttttagtTTACTAATACATTTGTGTCCAGATTGTGATGTATATAGAACCAGTATTAtcgttgttatttatttatttatttatttatttatttatttattttgcgaTGTCCAGAAAGCACAAGAAAGTCCTGTCTCAGAAAAATGTGGTACACAAACTCTGCCAGCTGCTAGTGCCACCAGTCAAGGTCAGCTTTATTTTAGTTAAAAACGTCACTTGTATACTTCAGTAAAGATTTTTATACACTGATTCAGAGTTGACCAAACCTTTAGTCTTGAGTCAAATAGCATGGTCCTAAAATGGAACTGTATCTGAGTTTATGAAGCATTATTGTTACAATTattactctctttctctctctctctctctctctctctctctctctctctctctctctctctctctctctctctctgtttgtgtgtgtgtgtgtgtgtgtctgtgtgtgtgtgtgtgtgcaccaggGTGAAGAGGGAAGCAAAGCACACTCTGAACAGTTGCTTGCATTTAACACCTTAATAGCTGGAATTGAATAACACACGCTGCATCTGCTGCATTTAGTGTGCACATAGCGAAATGtcacatgacattaaaaccagaAAGTGTTGATTGCACAATCTCATTAGATGAGCTCTTTGAAGCAGAAATGAGTGAAATGTTCATCTTATCTCTTTAATCAACATGCTTATAAATTTGATTACAAATTCATGAGAATCTACACAAGAGTTTTCATATAACAATGTATAGTATTATGGTCAATGCTCATAgatattcatttaatttaatttgagcTTTATATGACAACAGGACTGCAATAGTAGGACTGCAATACTTTGGATAACCACTAGATGACAGTACAGGCTTTGACTTTATTATAACTGTTCTCTTCACTTCTCTGTTCACTTCATGGACTGACGTATAGAAACAACACTACATAGCAATAAGAGCTACTTTCAAATTCCTGTTTTCTGGTCAAATTGAACTATTTCATAGTTTGTCATATTGTTCAGATTTCCCATGTGTCCAGGAAAAtctgtaaaacctgaacattttGGGGCTAGTTCTCCAAAAATGGAAATGTCACTGAGGTCCTGCAGTCAGTTTCATCAGCtaaacataaataattattaaacacaTGATCATAAAGTCTGATCATAAATTAAGGAGTTAGTCCTAAACTGAGAGGAGAAAAGTATGCTGCTTGATATGCTGCTAGGCCatctatatggccaaaagtatagtatctctcaaaagtgagtacacccctcacatttttgtaaatatttgattatatctattcatgtgacaacacctgaagaaatgacattttgctacaatgtaaagtagtgagtgtacagcttgtataacagcgTAAActtgctgtcccttcaaaataactcaacacacagccattaatgtctaaaccgctggcaacaaaagtgagtacacccctaagtgaaaatgtccaaattgctCTGCATGTTCAAAGTGTCTATTTTGtatggccaccattattttccagcactgccttaaccctcttggacatggagttcaccagagcttcacaggttgccactggagtcctcttccattcctccatgacatcatggagctggtggatgttagagaccttctgctccttccatttgaggatgccccacagatgctcaatagggtttaggtctggagacatgcttggccagtccatcaccttcaccctcatcttctttagcaaggcagtggtcatcttggaggtatGTTTGGGGTaattatcatgctgaaatactgccctgcgatcatgctctgcttcagtatgtcacagtacatgttggcgttcgtggttccctcaatgaactgaaccccagtgccagcagcattcatgcagccccagatcaTGACACTCCcaacaccatgcttgactgtaggcaagacacacttgtctttgtactgctcacctggttgccgccacacacacttgacaccatctgaaccaaataagtttatcttggtctcatcagaccacaggacatggttccagtaatccatgtccttagtctgcttgtcttcagcaaactattagcaggctttcttgtgcatcatctttagaagaggcttcctggtacgccatgaggtgccatgttgaacttccagtgaccagtatgagggagtatgagagcGATGACCAAATTTACcccaaatttaacacatctgctccccattcacacctgagaccttgtaacactaacaagtcacataacaccagggagggaaaatgcttacttgggcccaatttgtacattttcacttaggggtgtactcacttttgttgccagcggtttagacatcaatggctgtgtgttgagttattttgaggggacagcaaatttacactgttatacaagctgtacactcactactttacattgtagcaaagtgtcatttctacagtgttgtcacatgaataggtataatcaaatatttacaaaactgtGCTGGGGTGTACTcagttttgtgagatactgtatatggattcctaaccatccatccatccatccatccatccattttctgtacaacttatcctacacagggtcacggggagcctggagcctatcccatggtaTGAGACGGTACTCTGGTCGGGGGACAGCACATTGCAGGGCGCAATtgcacacacatacctacacacacgtgcaattgcacacacaaacacacatacacatattcacacactacggacaatttgttaatgccaatcggcctacaatgGCCTCCCGAAGCACAAAATGCAAATGGTACACGCACACTGGGCGGGCAtcaaaaccccaaccctggagttgcgaggcaaacatgctaattaCAAAGCTACTATGCcctggacacctgaccgtaaCACCCATAtgtaaactgttgccacaatgttggaagcacaattttctaaaatgtctttgtttgcTGTAGAATTAATAGATGAACTGTGGCAGATTCTACAAGGTGCTCAGAAACCCTTACCAGGC
Protein-coding regions in this window:
- the LOC108280194 gene encoding protein FAM227A, with translation MATERIRGLEPIGTASKMEDTPKMVELYQCPQFRDVPVPLPYNTAYRAIITRVIQAQRHLVRKPSLKAVFHNILSSPNVEHFVISSFWWLFLENFQPDRKAQDRLFGQIAENYISILTQSLSSNSGTIFLQDFPSTLSQMLFCCFSCCFPQSCCFRDPAFLTALCSTVYQWTGGLSPAPEIYKQWDFEALEENETSNIIDREKKEKDSDSSLTSTDSVFSSIFLSEPSGSLTAMKNRMKSPFEVSQAKALYSKNKLTTTNHASTCEVEKAASQNVADSDLKVLTDQRNHTLARESHAVDGQIKVKHCVFNVWGNSPLVQHYMNTLHLQCNVGYNILVRRTQLQALPQYPHTCAIYQDAHI